The sequence GCCATGGTGGTCGGATTGGCGGCGGCGACGCGGACCGAGGTATAGATCGCCGTGGCCACGCCAACCTTCCGGTCGAGCAGCAGCGGGAACGAGATCACGCTGATCGCCAGCACCAGCACGGCGAACAGGAAGCCCACGCCCACGCCGATGACGATCATCGCCCAGCCCGCGCTGGTCGTGAAGACATCCCGGACGAACGTCCCGAAGCTGTCGGGCGGCTCGGGGCCGAGGGTGGCGGCGTAGATTGCCTGCGCGCTCAGCAGCCACAGCAGGAAGATCCCGACCAGGATCAGGCCGAGGGCCAGGATGGAGCCGAACGAAGGCGAGCGGAGGACCCCGAAGGCGTCGGCCCAGTTGATCGTGACGCCCTGTTCCCGGCGCCGGCTCATCTCGTAGAGCCCGATCGCGGCGAACGGGCCGATCAGGGCGAAGCCGGATGCCAGGGGAAACAGCAGCTGGAACATGTCGCGGCCGAATGCCACCTGCGCCAGGACGAGGCCGACGATCGGATAGATTATGCAAAGGAAGATGACGTCGGTCCGGTACGCCCCGAAATCCTCGACGCCTTTCCTCAGAACCTCCCGCAGGTCCTTCGGCTCGATCCGGCAGATCCCCGGTACGAGCGAGTTCAACTCCCCCTTGGTGCCGTAGGCGGCGTGGCCGCCCGATCCGGCCGCGTGCGTCCCTTCCCTGAACTGGTCGGCTCCCCATTCGACGGGATTTCGGATGGTCATGTTCTTTCCTCCCGAACCACGAGCGTTGAATCGAGCATACTCCCATTGTCGGTGGATGATGACTCAATATGCCCCCGATGGCACTACTCAAATGGTCACGAACTATCGGACAGGATCGGCGCTCGTCCCGGCCCTTGCCAATCAGGTTGATCAATCATATTATGGAAAACCTTG is a genomic window of Skermanella mucosa containing:
- a CDS encoding DUF2189 domain-containing protein encodes the protein MTIRNPVEWGADQFREGTHAAGSGGHAAYGTKGELNSLVPGICRIEPKDLREVLRKGVEDFGAYRTDVIFLCIIYPIVGLVLAQVAFGRDMFQLLFPLASGFALIGPFAAIGLYEMSRRREQGVTINWADAFGVLRSPSFGSILALGLILVGIFLLWLLSAQAIYAATLGPEPPDSFGTFVRDVFTTSAGWAMIVIGVGVGFLFAVLVLAISVISFPLLLDRKVGVATAIYTSVRVAAANPTTMAAWGMVIVCGLVVGSIPLFVGLAIVMPVLGHATWHLYRKTVRSGGSAAGSSDQRS